From one Lysinibacillus sp. G4S2 genomic stretch:
- the spoVAC gene encoding stage V sporulation protein AC, translated as MEKEQYKKLEQNVTPKPPYLKNAAKAFIIGGIICTIGQAVSLFYMIFFNFTEATAGNPTVATMVFFAMVLTGFGLYKRIGQFAGAGSAVPVTGFGNAVISAAIEHRSEGLVLGVGGNLFKLAGSVVLFGVVSAFFVALIKYILVTIGVVSW; from the coding sequence ATGGAAAAAGAGCAATATAAAAAATTAGAACAAAATGTCACACCGAAGCCTCCCTACTTAAAGAATGCCGCAAAGGCTTTTATTATAGGAGGCATTATTTGTACAATTGGACAAGCTGTTTCACTTTTTTATATGATCTTCTTTAATTTTACGGAAGCGACAGCTGGAAATCCAACAGTTGCAACAATGGTGTTCTTTGCCATGGTTTTAACGGGCTTTGGTTTATATAAGAGAATTGGTCAATTTGCTGGGGCTGGATCGGCTGTGCCTGTTACGGGCTTTGGGAATGCTGTCATTTCAGCTGCTATTGAGCATAGATCTGAAGGATTAGTACTAGGTGTTGGTGGGAATTTATTTAAATTAGCCGGTTCAGTTGTATTATTTGGTGTTGTATCCGCTTTTTTTGTTGCCCTTATTAAATATATTCTTGTGACGATAGGAGTGGTTTCATGGTAA
- a CDS encoding stage V sporulation protein AD has translation MVIVFQSKPSLIAGGVVAGPLEKRSIFSQYFDATYDDERWQMKTNEQGHRKMVEEACESAMKKAGVKNMDIDYLMGGDLVNQMTPTNFAARDLDIPFIGLFSACATSVSSVIIASLLTEVGASNLSLAGASSQHNAVERQFRYPIDYGSQKPQTAQWTVTAAGYALIGKHHEEYPSIEAATVGKSIDYGMDDPFHMGAAMAPAAFQTIQSHLEQRNQKIYHYDLILTGDLGQLGLKLLKGMFVESGIKSEELTFLRDAGAEFYGQDETFQSGASGAGCSAAVFFSYVIQQMRAGTYKRVLLVATGALLSPLTFQQGETIPCTAHAIEITMK, from the coding sequence ATGGTAATTGTCTTTCAATCGAAGCCTTCCTTAATAGCAGGTGGTGTAGTAGCAGGTCCACTAGAGAAACGTAGTATATTTAGTCAATATTTTGATGCGACCTATGATGATGAACGTTGGCAAATGAAAACAAATGAACAGGGCCATCGAAAAATGGTTGAAGAGGCTTGTGAATCTGCCATGAAAAAAGCGGGCGTGAAAAATATGGACATTGATTACTTGATGGGTGGCGATTTAGTGAATCAAATGACCCCGACCAATTTTGCGGCCAGAGACTTAGACATTCCTTTTATCGGATTATTCTCAGCATGTGCCACCTCTGTATCTTCAGTAATTATTGCGAGCCTTTTAACAGAAGTAGGTGCCTCTAATTTATCGCTAGCTGGTGCATCTAGTCAACATAATGCAGTGGAACGGCAATTCCGCTATCCAATCGATTATGGCTCACAAAAGCCGCAAACTGCTCAATGGACCGTAACAGCTGCTGGTTATGCTCTTATTGGTAAGCATCATGAAGAATACCCTTCTATTGAAGCAGCAACAGTTGGAAAATCGATTGATTACGGTATGGATGATCCATTTCACATGGGCGCAGCGATGGCACCAGCTGCTTTTCAGACGATTCAATCCCATTTAGAGCAGCGTAATCAAAAAATTTACCACTATGATTTAATTTTAACAGGTGATTTAGGTCAACTTGGCTTAAAACTGCTAAAAGGAATGTTTGTTGAAAGTGGCATAAAGAGTGAGGAGCTAACGTTTTTACGTGATGCAGGTGCAGAGTTTTATGGACAGGATGAAACATTTCAATCCGGTGCAAGTGGTGCAGGTTGCTCGGCTGCTGTTTTTTTTAGTTATGTGATCCAACAGATGCGGGCAGGTACCTATAAACGAGTACTTCTTGTGGCGACAGGAGCATTACTGTCTCCGCTTACATTTCAACAGGGCGAGACAATTCCATGTACGGCACATGCAATTGAAATTACAATGAAATGA
- the spoVAE gene encoding stage V sporulation protein AE, which yields MTFVFAFIVGGLICVIGQLLMDVGKLTPGHTLSTLVVVGAILDGMGLYEPLIDFAGAGATVPITSFGNSLTHGAMAEAEKHGLVGVLTGMFEVTSSGISAAIVFGFIGALIFKPKGNVD from the coding sequence ATGACATTTGTATTTGCATTTATTGTAGGTGGCCTTATTTGTGTTATAGGCCAATTACTAATGGATGTTGGTAAATTAACACCCGGACATACATTGAGTACTCTAGTCGTAGTTGGGGCAATTTTAGACGGAATGGGCTTGTATGAACCTCTAATTGATTTTGCAGGTGCTGGTGCAACAGTCCCTATTACATCTTTTGGCAACTCTTTAACGCACGGTGCAATGGCTGAGGCAGAGAAACATGGACTTGTAGGTGTGTTGACTGGGATGTTTGAAGTAACAAGCTCAGGAATCAGTGCTGCCATAGTCTTTGGCTTTATTGGAGCATTAATTTTTAAACCAAAAGGAAATGTTGACTAG
- a CDS encoding YjcZ family sporulation protein translates to MGYQGWCTQQYGGNVGSWNDSYCGGDYYGGYCGHGQSSTFVLIVVLFILLIIVGATFM, encoded by the coding sequence ATGGGATATCAAGGCTGGTGCACACAACAGTATGGAGGAAATGTTGGTAGCTGGAACGATAGTTATTGCGGAGGCGATTACTACGGTGGCTATTGTGGCCATGGTCAGAGCTCAACATTTGTTCTAATTGTTGTCCTATTCATTCTTCTAATTATTGTCGGCGCTACTTTCATGTAA
- a CDS encoding stage VI sporulation protein F → MHRGFFNSIEQKTGVSMEEIFALANAIQHADFKNEKQVRKIVRRVSKISKRQITQELEDKIVQSIIQDGDSLDLDKITKMMK, encoded by the coding sequence ATGCATCGCGGGTTTTTTAATTCAATTGAACAGAAAACAGGGGTATCAATGGAGGAAATCTTCGCATTAGCAAATGCAATTCAGCATGCAGATTTTAAAAATGAAAAACAAGTTAGAAAAATCGTACGACGTGTAAGTAAGATATCTAAGAGACAAATTACGCAAGAGCTTGAGGATAAAATAGTACAATCTATTATTCAAGATGGTGATTCACTAGATTTAGATAAAATCACTAAAATGATGAAATAG
- a CDS encoding GNAT family N-acetyltransferase has protein sequence MYNVKIVETAKEHEDAFAVRKQVFVEEQGVPLHLECDTEDASSTHFIMYEGSEPVGAARLRGIENDTAKIERVCILQDQRGKKLGALIMKEMENHAISINKKKLKLHAQSYAIPFYEKLGYSVTSPEFMDAGIPHRAMEKII, from the coding sequence TTGTACAACGTTAAGATTGTGGAAACAGCAAAAGAGCATGAGGATGCGTTTGCAGTTCGCAAACAGGTTTTTGTTGAAGAGCAAGGTGTGCCGCTACATCTAGAATGTGATACTGAGGATGCATCTTCAACGCATTTCATTATGTATGAGGGTAGTGAGCCAGTAGGTGCCGCACGTCTTCGTGGTATTGAAAACGATACAGCAAAAATTGAACGTGTCTGTATTTTACAAGATCAGCGTGGCAAAAAACTAGGTGCTTTAATAATGAAGGAAATGGAGAATCATGCCATTTCTATTAATAAGAAAAAACTAAAACTCCATGCACAAAGCTATGCTATTCCTTTTTATGAAAAGCTTGGCTATTCGGTAACATCTCCTGAGTTTATGGACGCTGGTATCCCACATCGTGCTATGGAAAAAATAATTTAG
- a CDS encoding YjcG family protein has product MKYGIVAFPSKKLQDLANTYRKRYDPHYAKITPHMTFKDSFEATDEDIKSIVNQLDELAAKYAPLNIHASRISSFFPTTNAIYFRIEPTEQLEAFHDALIEKIPYGETKHVFVPHITIAQKMTASEHDDIFGQLRMTGVDEKDTIDRIHLLYQLEDGSWTTYETFRLSGAE; this is encoded by the coding sequence ATGAAGTACGGTATTGTGGCATTTCCATCAAAAAAATTGCAAGACCTAGCTAATACTTATCGCAAACGTTACGATCCGCATTATGCGAAAATCACACCGCATATGACGTTCAAGGACAGCTTTGAAGCAACAGACGAGGATATTAAATCCATCGTAAATCAATTAGATGAACTTGCTGCCAAATATGCACCTTTAAACATTCATGCATCACGCATAAGTTCGTTTTTCCCTACAACCAATGCAATTTATTTCCGCATTGAGCCGACAGAACAATTAGAAGCATTTCATGATGCACTAATAGAAAAAATTCCGTATGGAGAAACTAAACATGTTTTTGTACCACATATTACAATTGCTCAAAAAATGACAGCCTCTGAGCACGATGACATCTTTGGGCAATTACGTATGACAGGTGTTGACGAAAAAGATACAATTGATCGTATTCATCTTTTATACCAATTGGAAGATGGCTCGTGGACAACATATGAAACATTCCGATTGTCAGGAGCTGAGTAA
- a CDS encoding alpha/beta hydrolase-fold protein, with the protein MDKGTVQDLKFYSEALQEELQLYIYVPANYSPLYKYNILIASDGKDYFQLGGITKLADELIDDYEIENLIIAFVPYKDIKDRRHKYIPSGEQHEAYLRFLAHELVPYLDAEFATYQMGMSRAVIGDSMAATASLMAALKYPSIFGKAILQSPYVDENVLKAVEKFKDPGAISIYHIVGKKEDQVVTMDKTIKDFLTPNRQLHDLMLSKGFSTFYDEFDGNHTWKYWKPDLRRALIENFN; encoded by the coding sequence TTGGATAAGGGAACAGTACAGGACTTAAAGTTCTATAGTGAAGCGTTGCAGGAGGAATTACAGCTTTATATTTATGTCCCTGCAAATTATTCTCCACTATATAAATATAATATTTTAATTGCATCAGATGGCAAGGATTATTTCCAACTTGGGGGTATCACAAAACTAGCTGATGAACTTATCGATGACTATGAAATCGAAAATTTAATTATCGCGTTCGTCCCATATAAAGATATTAAGGATCGACGTCACAAATATATCCCTAGCGGAGAGCAACATGAAGCTTATCTGCGTTTTTTAGCACATGAGCTTGTGCCCTATTTAGATGCTGAATTTGCAACTTACCAAATGGGTATGAGTCGTGCAGTGATAGGTGACTCTATGGCTGCAACTGCTTCCTTAATGGCTGCTTTAAAATATCCAAGTATTTTTGGTAAAGCGATTTTACAGTCACCATATGTCGACGAAAATGTACTTAAAGCTGTTGAAAAATTTAAAGATCCAGGGGCAATTTCTATTTATCATATTGTCGGAAAAAAAGAAGACCAAGTGGTGACAATGGACAAAACAATAAAGGATTTTTTAACACCGAATCGTCAATTGCATGACCTTATGTTAAGCAAAGGATTTTCTACATTTTATGACGAGTTTGACGGCAATCATACGTGGAAATATTGGAAACCTGATTTACGTCGTGCATTAATCGAAAATTTCAATTAA
- a CDS encoding phosphatidylglycerophosphatase A, with product MHNKSTRIHSDEVAKAAQAALIRRGVSLEDIAKIVYEMQKSYNEGLTLDHCIHSVERVLRKREVQHALLVGIELDELAEKKLLSAPLQQIIESDEGLFGVDETIALGSVFTYGSIAVTTFGHLDKQKIGIIKKLDTEPGHHVNTFLDDLVGSIAASAASRIAHRMRDLEEEGETFADITPKELGPKPKSHNEI from the coding sequence ATGCATAATAAAAGTACTCGCATACACTCTGATGAAGTTGCGAAGGCAGCCCAAGCTGCACTCATTCGTCGTGGTGTATCGCTAGAGGATATTGCTAAAATCGTTTATGAAATGCAAAAGTCCTATAATGAAGGCTTAACATTAGACCATTGTATTCATTCTGTCGAGCGTGTATTACGCAAGCGTGAAGTTCAACATGCTTTATTAGTAGGTATTGAATTAGATGAACTGGCAGAGAAAAAATTATTATCTGCTCCATTACAGCAAATAATAGAATCCGATGAGGGTTTATTTGGTGTGGATGAAACAATCGCACTTGGATCTGTTTTTACATATGGTAGCATAGCGGTAACAACTTTCGGTCACTTAGACAAGCAAAAAATTGGTATTATTAAGAAGCTGGACACAGAACCAGGACATCATGTAAATACGTTTTTAGATGATTTAGTTGGCAGTATTGCAGCTTCTGCAGCATCTCGTATTGCCCATCGTATGCGTGACTTAGAAGAAGAGGGCGAGACATTTGCAGATATAACGCCAAAAGAGCTAGGACCAAAACCAAAATCACATAATGAAATTTAA
- a CDS encoding thermonuclease family protein, whose product MKMQDIKTLITSGTIILAVALYMIFGRSPAEEKNATTTTDQQGTISIEQVEEKTGNKRFDVDYIKAYDGDTIQATINGKKQKIRLLMVDTPEMNYNKGEAQPYAKEARDYTIKLLENAKKIEAVYDVGPETDNYDRLLAYVFVDDVLLQESLLNEGLAAVRFIHKPNNTFEDEFREIQQGAEKEKLNIWSHKNYFQKDGFHPEVLK is encoded by the coding sequence ATGAAAATGCAAGATATAAAAACGTTAATTACGAGTGGTACAATCATTCTAGCGGTTGCATTGTATATGATTTTTGGCAGATCACCTGCCGAAGAAAAGAATGCAACAACAACTACCGACCAGCAGGGTACTATTTCCATTGAACAGGTTGAAGAAAAAACAGGAAATAAGCGCTTTGATGTTGACTATATTAAAGCATATGATGGCGATACAATTCAGGCGACAATTAACGGAAAGAAACAAAAAATTCGCTTACTGATGGTAGATACACCAGAGATGAATTATAACAAAGGTGAAGCACAGCCTTATGCTAAAGAGGCGAGAGATTATACGATTAAATTGTTAGAAAACGCTAAAAAGATAGAAGCGGTTTACGATGTTGGACCAGAAACAGATAACTATGATCGACTATTAGCCTATGTCTTCGTGGATGATGTATTATTGCAGGAATCTTTATTGAATGAAGGGCTTGCGGCAGTTCGCTTTATTCATAAACCAAACAATACGTTTGAGGATGAGTTTAGAGAAATCCAACAAGGTGCAGAAAAAGAAAAGTTAAATATTTGGTCACATAAAAATTACTTCCAAAAAGATGGTTTCCATCCGGAGGTATTAAAATAA